The following coding sequences are from one Kallotenue papyrolyticum window:
- a CDS encoding ABC transporter substrate-binding protein: MASLSVRSLSVVVLLTLVLAACGAPTAAPTGERPASPAAESPAASPATAATTTGQTIRVTTTNAPDENNPADVARHQQLLELFKQIRPDVVVEARQGGFDKATFAAKLAAGTMEDAYLVPFTEPQDLIAKGYAADITELMQAWEHYESFNPDVLRIVQDANGRIYGVPVGGYALGLLYNRKLFEQAGLDPNRPPTTWDELRQYARQIKERTGKAGFAELSKGNQGGWHLTAWIYSFGGDLEQQRDGKWTATFNNDAAVRALQTLKAMRWEDRSMTEQQLLEVADVLPLLSTGEVAMAVMAPDALQGMKTQFQAPIEDFGMGPLPQGGGNATLAGGAAWMFNPKSPPEVIKAAFDWTVNRDFNLQAFEADLRGQQERGQLVGLPSLPLFRGEFQQQREAIIAKYTNVPLEHYRPYTEAQLQLRPEPPVETQKLYAVLDSVMQAILTDANADPRAALDQAAQEFQTQVLDQLPTQ, translated from the coding sequence ATGGCCAGTCTGTCTGTTCGCTCGCTGTCCGTCGTGGTGCTGCTGACCCTGGTGCTGGCGGCCTGTGGCGCGCCGACAGCCGCACCCACCGGTGAGCGTCCGGCCTCGCCCGCAGCCGAATCGCCCGCGGCCTCACCGGCGACAGCGGCGACCACCACCGGCCAGACCATCAGAGTGACCACCACCAACGCGCCCGACGAGAATAACCCGGCGGATGTGGCGCGCCATCAGCAACTGTTGGAGCTGTTCAAGCAGATCCGGCCCGACGTGGTGGTCGAGGCGCGCCAGGGCGGCTTCGACAAGGCCACCTTCGCTGCCAAGCTCGCCGCCGGAACCATGGAGGATGCCTACCTGGTGCCGTTTACCGAGCCGCAGGACCTGATCGCCAAGGGCTATGCCGCCGATATCACCGAGCTGATGCAGGCCTGGGAGCACTACGAGAGCTTCAACCCCGATGTGCTGCGTATTGTGCAGGATGCCAACGGACGCATCTACGGCGTGCCGGTGGGCGGCTATGCCCTGGGGCTGCTCTACAACCGCAAGCTCTTCGAACAGGCCGGCCTCGATCCCAACCGTCCGCCCACGACCTGGGACGAACTGCGCCAGTATGCGCGCCAGATCAAGGAGCGCACCGGCAAGGCCGGGTTCGCCGAGTTGAGCAAGGGCAACCAGGGCGGCTGGCATCTGACCGCCTGGATCTACAGCTTCGGCGGCGATCTGGAGCAGCAGCGCGACGGTAAGTGGACGGCCACCTTCAACAACGACGCCGCCGTGCGGGCGCTGCAGACGCTCAAAGCCATGCGCTGGGAAGATCGCTCGATGACCGAACAGCAGTTGCTGGAGGTCGCCGATGTGCTGCCCCTCCTGTCCACCGGCGAGGTAGCCATGGCGGTGATGGCGCCCGATGCGCTCCAGGGCATGAAGACCCAGTTCCAGGCGCCGATCGAGGATTTCGGCATGGGACCGCTGCCCCAGGGCGGCGGCAACGCCACGCTTGCCGGCGGCGCGGCCTGGATGTTCAATCCCAAATCGCCACCCGAGGTGATCAAGGCCGCCTTCGACTGGACCGTCAACCGCGACTTCAACCTGCAGGCCTTTGAAGCCGATCTGCGCGGCCAGCAGGAGCGCGGACAGTTGGTGGGGCTGCCCAGCCTGCCACTGTTCCGCGGCGAGTTCCAGCAGCAGCGCGAGGCGATCATCGCCAAGTACACCAACGTACCGCTGGAGCACTACCGGCCCTACACCGAGGCGCAACTGCAACTGCGTCCGGAGCCGCCGGTGGAGACCCAGAAGCTGTATGCCGTGCTCGACAGCGTGATGCAGGCGATCCTGACCGACGCCAATGCCGATCCGCGAGCGGCGCTCGATCAGGCCGCGCAGGAGTTCCAGACCCAGGTGCTCGATCAACTGCCGACGCAGTAG
- a CDS encoding carbohydrate ABC transporter permease — MDEPMRIAPSPALARPARVRRRLRHNLTAYLFLLPALLLFGLFAWYPILRGLVISFQRVDLINPPAWVGLANFRLIFGDPLFWRAWRNTLQFAGLALLIGYLVPVALAIAINELRHGRAYFRLAFYLPVILPPMVSVLLWKWFYDPGYGLANAGLRLLDLPPQPWLQSPRTAMLALVIMSTWANAGGTMLIYLAALQGIPAHLYDAAEIDGANLWQRLVHITLPQLRLVMLILLVLQIIGTMQVFTEPFVMTDGGPVNATLTVMLLLYRYAFRYNNFGAAGALGLCLFVVLASFSLLYLWLLRRSAARERGGLA, encoded by the coding sequence ATGGACGAACCGATGCGTATCGCGCCCTCGCCCGCGCTGGCCCGACCGGCGCGCGTGCGGCGACGGCTCCGGCACAACCTCACCGCCTATCTCTTTCTGCTCCCGGCGCTGCTGCTGTTCGGGCTGTTCGCCTGGTATCCGATCCTGCGCGGCCTGGTGATCAGCTTCCAGCGCGTCGATCTGATCAACCCGCCCGCCTGGGTCGGGCTGGCCAACTTCCGGCTGATCTTCGGCGATCCGCTCTTCTGGCGCGCCTGGCGCAACACCCTCCAGTTCGCCGGGCTGGCGCTGCTGATCGGCTACCTGGTGCCGGTGGCGCTGGCGATCGCCATCAACGAGCTGCGCCATGGTCGCGCCTATTTTCGGCTGGCCTTCTACCTGCCGGTGATTCTGCCGCCGATGGTCAGCGTGCTGCTGTGGAAGTGGTTCTACGATCCGGGCTATGGCCTGGCCAACGCCGGGTTGCGGCTGCTTGATCTCCCGCCGCAGCCCTGGCTGCAATCACCGCGCACCGCCATGCTCGCGCTGGTGATCATGTCCACCTGGGCCAACGCCGGCGGCACGATGCTGATCTATCTGGCCGCCCTCCAGGGCATTCCGGCCCACCTCTACGACGCTGCCGAGATCGACGGCGCCAACCTGTGGCAGCGCCTGGTGCACATCACCCTGCCGCAGTTGCGCCTGGTGATGCTGATCCTGCTGGTGTTGCAGATCATCGGCACCATGCAGGTCTTCACCGAGCCGTTTGTGATGACCGATGGCGGGCCGGTCAATGCCACGCTGACGGTGATGCTGCTGCTGTATCGCTACGCCTTCCGCTACAACAACTTCGGCGCCGCCGGGGCGCTGGGGCTGTGTTTGTTTGTGGTGCTGGCGAGCTTTTCGTTACTCTACCTGTGGTTGTTGCGTCGCAGCGCGGCGCGCGAGAGGGGAGGCCTGGCATGA
- a CDS encoding carbohydrate ABC transporter permease: protein MTWRALRGGRRHTTFDAAERTLISPLELRRPAGRLAYWLVFALLLALTLTTIFPLYWMFSGALKSTLELFRMPPTLWPAEPQWSNYPLAWSRLRYSLYFRNTLILALVGWLLQLFVSTTAAFALSKLRPAFGNALLFLFLSTLMVPREAYLIPQYLTVVRLPLLNIRLIDSWWAVWLPGAVSAFNIFVLKAFFDEIPEDLTDAARIDGANAWQLFTRIVLPLSRPALAVVSIFAVIGTWKDFFWPFLVLTNADRQPIMVALYRLAERAQEPLNLIVAALAIASVPPLVLFFLFQRQIIRGITLTGLKG from the coding sequence ATGACCTGGCGCGCGCTGCGTGGAGGCCGGCGGCATACCACCTTCGACGCCGCCGAGCGTACGCTGATCTCGCCGCTGGAGCTGCGCCGGCCCGCGGGCCGGCTGGCCTACTGGCTGGTCTTTGCGCTGCTGCTGGCGCTGACGCTGACTACGATCTTTCCGCTGTACTGGATGTTCAGCGGCGCGCTCAAAAGCACGCTGGAACTGTTCCGCATGCCGCCGACACTCTGGCCCGCCGAGCCGCAGTGGAGCAACTATCCGCTGGCCTGGAGCCGCCTGCGCTACAGCCTGTACTTCCGCAACACGCTGATCCTGGCGCTGGTCGGTTGGCTGTTGCAACTGTTTGTCTCGACCACCGCGGCCTTTGCGCTCTCCAAGCTGCGGCCAGCCTTCGGCAACGCGCTGCTGTTTTTGTTTCTGAGCACGCTGATGGTGCCGCGCGAAGCCTACCTGATCCCGCAGTACCTGACCGTGGTACGCCTGCCGCTGCTGAATATCCGGCTGATCGATAGCTGGTGGGCGGTCTGGCTGCCCGGCGCGGTCAGCGCCTTCAACATCTTTGTGCTCAAAGCCTTTTTCGACGAGATCCCCGAGGATCTGACCGACGCGGCGCGCATCGACGGCGCCAATGCCTGGCAGCTCTTTACGCGCATCGTGCTACCGCTGTCCAGGCCGGCGCTGGCGGTGGTCTCGATCTTCGCCGTGATCGGCACCTGGAAGGATTTTTTCTGGCCCTTCCTGGTGCTGACCAACGCCGACCGCCAGCCGATCATGGTCGCGCTCTACCGGCTAGCCGAGCGCGCCCAGGAGCCGCTCAACCTGATCGTCGCGGCGCTGGCGATCGCCAGCGTGCCGCCGCTGGTGCTGTTTTTCCTGTTCCAACGCCAGATCATCCGCGGTATCACCCTGACCGGGCTGAAAGGCTGA